The proteins below are encoded in one region of Clostridium estertheticum:
- a CDS encoding DUF2383 domain-containing protein, with product MVVNNDVKEMNKFLKGIHMGGATFKDYLDKAKDPELKKELVQIIESFKRHEEAITNRIEKLGSNATDTLGIIGTMAEFVEKIKLVPVSNDVEVCKHVEAAMKMGIKQGNKFIEQNKDLDSSLMSEVKAIVSDYDIHLRKVQDSMSICK from the coding sequence ATGGTTGTAAACAATGATGTAAAAGAAATGAACAAATTTTTAAAGGGAATTCATATGGGTGGTGCTACTTTTAAAGATTATCTGGATAAAGCTAAGGATCCAGAGCTTAAAAAGGAACTGGTTCAAATTATAGAATCATTTAAAAGACATGAAGAGGCAATTACTAATAGAATAGAAAAGCTAGGTTCCAATGCAACAGATACTCTTGGAATAATTGGTACTATGGCAGAGTTTGTTGAGAAAATTAAGCTCGTACCTGTAAGCAATGATGTAGAAGTTTGTAAACACGTCGAGGCTGCAATGAAAATGGGGATTAAGCAGGGGAATAAGTTTATAGAGCAGAATAAGGATTTAGATAGTAGCTTAATGAGTGAAGTAAAAGCTATTGTATCTGACTATGATATACATTTAAGAAAAGTACAAGATTCAATGAGCATATGTAAATAA
- a CDS encoding DEAD/DEAH box helicase, whose protein sequence is MLNEDMILQIFNEGTSGKNGAKGQRVLSNDLVSSIDITNEDKLICIDGNVISEKLFNEYHTKIEMDAGRRSIFSTFCSCADFENNEFKKENYCCKHLVATFYKALDDLARHPLLREDDVEKPSIYKSKSNILSMLLGDEKQKDETKIEVYINKNQWTSDLTAEFKIGLNSMTSSNLYVLKDINHFILACYNNIPISYSKNFTFNVKNQKLSTKDKRLIDFIEMVKTIEGEQRNTRRSEERYVDGKNIKIPQYLTREFFEVITKHRVYLNDGFFYRPVDTEILYESPPLDFDLKLIKDTYVLKSSSGMPVPLGSKNDVFLYGSIIYLPDYEFCYKINPYLQIFNEAKVVTMESAQEETILRRLIPNLNSLSPSVVLSKAIKDKIIMAKCQISFYFDQVGKDITLTLRVKYGTFEFNIFEDCDEKIIYRDSKKETQVITALKNLGFEEIKNKFYFLKGEDYIFKFFKSDIGVLQEMGEVYYSQNFKGIKSLGTKAISGNIKSGKYNYFEMDFKIGDIEPKETTNILRAFRNNIKYYKLKNGEYLDLEELELNKFLKLLDVITPPNSFDNHIEISKGKGAFLDSYLEDNNIRYIKGKKELEEVHDKLKNIEKLNFKEPDDLKGTLRKYQKIGYNWFKTLDYLGFGGILGDEMGLGKTIQAIAFILSSKGSKSLIVAPTSLIYNWISEFEKFAPTLKVAAISGPKDERVEIIKNIEKFDVIITTYNLLKRDLENYAPLKFDYCIIDEAQNIKNPHSQNAIAIKEIVAKTKFALSGTPIENSVMDLWSIFDFIMPGYLYDEKMFSVRYHKKLKANPEVLEDLNRLIKPFILRRRKKDVLKELPDKIEKTLMVNLEHQQKKVYKTYANHAMELIKNKVKNDEFKNSKIEILSYITKLRQLCLDPAVLLNDYSGGSAKIEALVEHLHKCVDEQHKVLVFSQFTSVLKNIQKRLIVEGITFSYLDGSVPSKKRMDLVETFNEGEDPVFLISLKAGGTGLNLTSADVVIHFDPWWNPAVEEQATDRAHRIGQKNVVSVIKIIAKGTIEEKILLLQEEKKKLISELMGDEMASGEGFATLSDDEIYSLFEMKE, encoded by the coding sequence ATGTTGAATGAAGATATGATATTACAAATATTCAATGAAGGAACAAGTGGTAAAAATGGAGCTAAAGGGCAAAGAGTCCTTAGTAATGATTTAGTTTCTTCTATAGATATTACAAATGAAGATAAACTAATATGTATTGATGGTAATGTGATTTCAGAGAAACTTTTTAATGAATATCACACAAAAATCGAAATGGATGCAGGCCGAAGAAGTATATTTTCTACTTTCTGTAGCTGTGCTGATTTTGAAAATAATGAGTTTAAAAAAGAAAATTATTGTTGTAAACATTTAGTTGCAACATTTTATAAAGCATTAGATGATTTAGCAAGGCACCCTCTTTTAAGAGAAGATGATGTAGAGAAACCAAGTATATATAAGAGTAAAAGCAATATATTATCTATGCTTTTAGGGGATGAAAAACAAAAGGATGAAACTAAAATAGAAGTCTATATAAATAAAAATCAGTGGACCAGTGACCTTACAGCGGAATTTAAGATAGGGTTAAATTCTATGACTTCAAGTAATCTTTATGTTTTAAAGGACATTAACCATTTTATATTAGCATGTTATAATAATATTCCTATAAGCTATAGTAAAAATTTCACATTTAATGTTAAAAATCAGAAATTAAGTACTAAGGATAAAAGGCTTATTGATTTTATTGAAATGGTAAAGACTATCGAGGGAGAACAAAGAAATACACGTAGAAGTGAAGAAAGATATGTAGATGGAAAAAACATAAAAATACCTCAGTACTTAACAAGAGAATTTTTTGAAGTTATAACTAAGCATAGGGTTTATTTAAATGATGGTTTTTTTTATAGACCTGTTGATACAGAAATTTTATATGAATCTCCTCCATTAGATTTTGATTTAAAATTAATTAAAGATACTTATGTACTAAAGTCATCAAGTGGAATGCCAGTTCCTTTAGGATCCAAAAATGATGTTTTTTTGTATGGAAGCATTATATATCTTCCAGATTATGAATTTTGTTATAAAATAAATCCATATCTACAAATTTTTAATGAGGCAAAGGTTGTAACTATGGAGAGTGCTCAGGAGGAGACCATATTAAGACGGTTAATTCCAAATTTAAATTCTTTATCACCGAGTGTTGTTTTATCGAAGGCTATTAAAGATAAAATAATAATGGCCAAATGTCAAATTAGTTTCTATTTTGATCAGGTAGGAAAAGATATTACCCTAACATTAAGGGTTAAGTATGGAACATTTGAGTTTAATATTTTTGAGGATTGTGATGAAAAGATTATATATAGGGATTCTAAAAAAGAGACTCAGGTTATAACTGCTTTAAAGAACTTGGGATTTGAGGAAATAAAGAACAAATTTTATTTCTTAAAAGGAGAAGACTATATATTCAAATTTTTCAAGAGCGATATAGGTGTACTTCAAGAAATGGGGGAAGTATATTATTCTCAAAATTTTAAGGGTATAAAATCATTAGGGACCAAAGCAATAAGTGGAAATATTAAAAGTGGAAAATATAATTACTTCGAAATGGATTTTAAAATAGGCGATATAGAGCCAAAAGAAACTACTAATATATTACGTGCATTTAGAAATAACATCAAATACTATAAGCTTAAAAATGGTGAGTATCTTGATTTGGAGGAGTTAGAACTTAATAAATTCTTAAAGCTGTTAGATGTTATTACGCCACCTAACAGCTTTGATAATCATATTGAAATATCAAAAGGCAAAGGTGCTTTTTTAGATAGTTATTTAGAAGATAATAATATTAGGTATATAAAAGGTAAAAAAGAGTTAGAAGAAGTACATGATAAACTTAAGAATATTGAAAAACTAAATTTCAAAGAGCCAGATGATTTAAAAGGTACATTAAGGAAATATCAAAAAATCGGATACAATTGGTTTAAAACATTAGATTATTTAGGATTTGGTGGAATACTCGGAGATGAAATGGGTCTTGGTAAAACTATTCAAGCGATTGCTTTTATATTATCAAGTAAGGGAAGTAAGAGCTTAATTGTAGCACCTACCTCACTTATATATAATTGGATTAGTGAGTTTGAAAAATTTGCACCTACATTAAAGGTAGCTGCAATTAGTGGACCTAAGGATGAGAGAGTCGAGATAATAAAAAATATAGAAAAATTTGATGTAATTATAACCACATATAATTTATTAAAAAGGGATTTGGAAAACTACGCGCCATTAAAGTTCGATTATTGCATAATAGATGAAGCACAAAATATTAAGAATCCACATTCTCAAAATGCGATAGCAATTAAGGAAATAGTGGCAAAGACAAAATTTGCACTATCGGGTACGCCAATAGAAAATTCAGTTATGGATTTGTGGTCTATATTTGATTTTATAATGCCAGGATACTTATACGATGAAAAAATGTTTAGTGTAAGATATCATAAGAAACTTAAAGCAAATCCAGAGGTACTAGAGGATTTAAATAGGCTTATAAAACCTTTTATTTTAAGAAGGCGAAAAAAAGATGTTTTGAAGGAATTACCTGATAAAATAGAAAAGACATTAATGGTTAATTTAGAGCATCAGCAGAAAAAAGTCTATAAGACCTATGCAAATCATGCAATGGAGCTTATTAAAAACAAGGTAAAAAACGATGAGTTTAAAAATAGTAAAATAGAGATACTCTCGTATATTACAAAGTTAAGACAACTATGTTTAGATCCTGCTGTATTATTAAATGATTATAGTGGAGGTAGCGCAAAAATAGAAGCTCTTGTAGAACATCTTCATAAGTGTGTAGATGAGCAGCATAAAGTACTTGTGTTTTCTCAATTTACATCTGTACTTAAGAATATACAAAAGAGGCTTATAGTTGAGGGAATTACTTTTAGCTATTTAGATGGCTCTGTTCCGTCTAAAAAGAGAATGGATTTGGTAGAAACTTTTAATGAAGGAGAAGATCCTGTGTTCTTAATAAGCTTAAAGGCTGGAGGAACGGGACTAAATTTAACTTCAGCAGATGTAGTAATTCATTTTGATCCTTGGTGGAACCCAGCTGTGGAAGAACAAGCTACTGATAGAGCTCATAGAATAGGACAAAAAAATGTGGTGAGTGTTATAAAGATTATAGCCAAAGGGACAATTGAGGAAAAAATTCTGTTACTTCAAGAAGAAAAGAAAAAACTCATATCAGAGCTTATGGGAGATGAGATGGCTAGCGGTGAAGGGTTTGCAACGCTAAGTGATGATGAAATATATAGTTTATTTGAGATGAAGGAGTAA